ATTCCACTCAGGTACTGATAAGGTTTCATCGTTTCAAGGGAAAAAGTAAAAGGACAAACATTAAATAGCTTTACTGTAAAGTATTTAACTATTTTTTTAAAAATTTTATTCTTTCAGATTTTGTGTAATTTTTGACAATACGTTGATTACCAATTGAATCTCATAGGGTGATACATCCTGCATTGCTACCGCATACATTTCATCCGCCCAGGGCATGATGGTTGAGTTAAGGAGCTGGCTACCTTTTTCTGTTAAAAAAATACGTTTATTTCGGCGATCTTGCTCATCTTCCCGTCGGTGTACCAGCCCTCGTTTGGTCAGGTTATCGATCAAATACGTAAGGCTTGCTTTGTCTTTGACGGTTGCATTCGCAATTTCCTGCTGATTAGAACCCTCATTTTCGCTCAGAAAAGACATCACCTGTACCATTTCGAAGGTCAGATCTACTTTATAGCTCTTAAATTTCTGTTGAATAAATTGACGAAAAGCCATTGTTGCTTGAGAAGACATCTTGAAGTATCGTTTTGCTAATTCAGAGGCTTCTTCCGTAAGGGGTGCTATCGTTTGGTCTTTCATGGCATGCAATGTTCTTACTTAGGAGAACAACACAAAGGTAAAGCAAATAGTTAAATAATTAACTAATATTTTTATTCTTTCTTTAAGTTAGGTAAAAAGTAATACCATAGAAATTGTTTTATAACTTGGATTATGTTAAGTAATACATAAATTAGGATGTAGTTCGTTGCCTATTCTACCCTAGTAGTTAAGCTTAGTTACTTTTGATTCTCTTCTGCTAGCCAACGAGCCATATTTTGCTCACTCTCGGTAAGCATCATGGCAAAGGTGGCTTTAAAGTACGTACGCTCGTCATCAACGTCAAATTCAGCCACTGGAGACCCATTTTGCTTTAAAGCTTTCATGATTAGGGCTATACTCGTGGCATGACCTTCCGTCAATCGTAAGGGTTCAGGAAATCGCCTAATCTGCGATTCCGATATCGTTTAGGTCTGGGATGCTCAAGGCGTAAATCTTCTAGCTTCACGGACCGATCAGGCCCTCCCAAATTAAAAAGTATGTCTTCTCTGGATAGATAAATACCTTAGAGCAACTAGTACCCTTGGTCACTTTAGAGGGGTTAATTGCTAATGGTACATACACGAATGGATAATTAATCGGAAAGAGGCATGACGTTCCATTCTCAAGAATTTATTGGTAAGTCGGGTCTTTCATAAGAAGGGCCCTTGCTCTCTTTCCAGCTTAGGATGTCTGAAACTTTATTTTAACTTATCTAAATGCTCGTTTGTAAAACGCTATAGAGCTACACTCAAGTAAAAGGAACGTATTTTGTTAGAAGTCATATACTCTCTGGCGACCTTGAGTGATTTGAAAAGTAAAATGAGCATTAAGATAGGAGAAGACAATTACGTAATTGCCTGGGTTTAGATCTTCCACTATTACTTCATATTTGTTTGGTTTCTGTGATAAGAGTTTTGAATACTTACCACTAATAAGAGGACGCCTATCAAATCCAGCTTCTGTGTATATCGAATACGGTAATGAAATCTGCTCCAAACTTGAAGTGAATGTAATTTTAGCACTCCCAACAGGAGAAACTTCATTTTTTTGGCAAGAAAATAGAGATAAAAGACAAAAGGTAAGGAAAATCTTAAGTTTCATAGAAAGGTTGATTTAATTTGCTTGAATGCAAGATACTATACTTAGTAAATTATCGTGTTTCAAATGATAAGGAAGATCATACAATTACTTATTATAAAATCCTATATAAGTATAGTTTATGTTGAATGAGCCGCAGTCCTTAATAGAAATCGCTGTGTTACTGGCTTTTCTTCCCTACCCTATTACGTATTAGGCGTAACGGCTTAAAGCTTAAATTATAAAAGCCCCAGCATTCGGTGTCGAACGCTGGGGCTTTTGTAATCAATGCAGCTGTGTATTAGTGCTGAATAATGAGTTTGTGCACGCTTTGCGAACCCTCACCAGCGGTGATTTGTAAGAAATACAGCCCAGGCGTTACCTGTGACACGTTTAATTCGTAATGTGTATCTTTCAGTACCGCAGGTACCTTTGTATTCTGCCAGGAAGCGTTAAACAACTGAACGGTAACGTCCTTGCTGATCTGCGGGATTTTTACCAGTACCCTATTGTTAGCCGGATTCGGATAAATGTTAATCTGCCCAATCTGCTCCTGCACATACGGATTTTTCACCGAACGAATGGGTGACGTATGGCGGGTTTTATCGAAATCGACCTGACGCAATTGGTAGTAGGAAATCCCACCCAAAGGTTTTTCGTCAATAAATTGATAAGACTGCTTGGTTTGCGTGGTTCCTTGTCCTTTCACGCGACCCAGCGGTAACCAGTCCTGTAAATTTGTACTCCG
The genomic region above belongs to Siphonobacter curvatus and contains:
- a CDS encoding MarR family winged helix-turn-helix transcriptional regulator — its product is MSSQATMAFRQFIQQKFKSYKVDLTFEMVQVMSFLSENEGSNQQEIANATVKDKASLTYLIDNLTKRGLVHRREDEQDRRNKRIFLTEKGSQLLNSTIMPWADEMYAVAMQDVSPYEIQLVINVLSKITQNLKE